In one window of Erythrolamprus reginae isolate rEryReg1 chromosome 1, rEryReg1.hap1, whole genome shotgun sequence DNA:
- the DNAJB9 gene encoding dnaJ homolog subfamily B member 9, with product MATTQSMFLFALCILMITEIILAAESYYDILGVPKSASERQIKKAFHKLAMKYHPDKNKSPEAEAKFREIAEAYEVLTDEYKRKEYDQFGNIDGRRMNGNPFQSPFNFDFDRFLKDFDFFGENPNAKKDFENHFHSQQEGERRQRHAFPEFNFGGGLFDDMFEDMENMFSFNGFDNTQRQTMQTGNKFPGSSKHCRTVTQRRGNMVTTFTDCSGQ from the exons ATGGCTACTACACAATCAATGTTCTTATTTGCACTCTGCATTTTAATGATAACAGAAATAATACTGGCTGCTGAGAGTTATTATGACATTCTAGGAGTTCCAAAAAGTGCATCTGAGCGCCAGATTAAAAAAGCATTTCATAAACTAGCAATGAAATATCATCCAGACAAAAATAAAAGTCCTGAAGCAGAAGCAAAATTCCGGGAAATTGCAGAAG CATATGAAGTTTTAACTGATGAATATAAACGCAAGGAATATGACCAGTTTGGAAATATAGATGGACGACGGATGAATGGAAACCCCTTTCAGTCCCCATTTAACTTTGACTTTGACCGCTTCCTTAAAGACTTTGATTTCTTTGGTGAAAATCCCAATGCAAAGAAAGATTTTGAAAATCATTTTCACAGTCAACAGGAGGGTGAGAGGAGACAAAGACATGCTTTTCCAGAATTTAATTTTGGAGGAGGACTGTTTGATGACATGTTTGAAGATATGGAAAATATGTTTTCATTCAATGGGTTTGATAACACACAgcggcaaacaatgcagactggaAACAAATTTCCTGGCTCTAGTAAGCACTGCAGAACTGTGACACAGCGCCGAGGAAATATGGTGACTACCTTCACAGATTGTTCGGGACAATAG